The Virgibacillus sp. MSP4-1 genome has a segment encoding these proteins:
- a CDS encoding rod shape-determining protein encodes MFSRDIGIDLGTANVLIHVKGKGIVLNEPAVVAMDRNTGKVLEVGEAARRMIGRTPGNIIAIRPLKDGVIADFDVTEAMLRYFIEKINVRGFLSKPRILVCCPTNITKVEQKAIKEAAEKSGGKKVYLEEEPKVAAIGAGMDIFQPSGNLVLDIGGGTTDIAVLSMGDIVTASSIKMAGDTFDNEIIQHIKRKYKLLIGDRTAEDIKVNVATVFPDNRYEEMDIRGRDLVTGLPRTITVNSKEINEALEESVSLIVQAARTVLERTPPELSADIIDRGAILTGGGALLNGLDQLLSEELKVPVIIAEEPMFCVAKGTGLMLEQIEKLPNVKN; translated from the coding sequence ATGTTTTCACGGGATATTGGCATCGATCTAGGAACAGCTAATGTACTCATTCATGTTAAGGGTAAAGGAATTGTTTTAAATGAGCCGGCAGTTGTTGCCATGGATCGAAACACAGGAAAAGTTTTGGAAGTTGGGGAAGCTGCCCGACGTATGATTGGACGTACTCCAGGAAATATTATTGCGATTCGGCCGTTAAAAGACGGCGTCATTGCTGATTTTGACGTGACGGAAGCCATGTTAAGGTATTTTATTGAAAAAATCAATGTGAGAGGCTTCCTGTCCAAACCACGAATTTTAGTTTGCTGCCCGACCAACATTACCAAGGTCGAACAGAAGGCCATTAAAGAAGCTGCTGAAAAGAGCGGCGGCAAAAAAGTCTATCTTGAAGAAGAACCGAAAGTGGCTGCCATTGGTGCAGGCATGGACATTTTTCAGCCAAGCGGCAACTTAGTATTGGACATAGGCGGTGGAACGACGGACATAGCGGTATTGTCCATGGGAGATATTGTCACCGCCTCCTCCATTAAAATGGCCGGAGATACGTTTGACAATGAAATCATTCAGCACATTAAACGGAAGTACAAGCTGTTAATCGGCGACCGTACAGCAGAGGATATTAAAGTTAATGTAGCCACTGTATTTCCGGACAACCGTTATGAGGAAATGGACATCCGCGGACGGGACCTTGTCACAGGCCTCCCACGTACGATTACGGTGAACTCAAAAGAAATCAATGAGGCCCTGGAAGAATCGGTTTCCCTTATTGTACAAGCTGCGCGAACGGTATTGGAGCGGACACCGCCTGAGCTTTCCGCCGATATCATTGACCGTGGAGCGATTTTGACCGGTGGAGGAGCACTGTTGAATGGGCTTGATCAGCTCCTTTCCGAAGAATTAAAAGTACCTGTCATCATTGCCGAGGAGCCCATGTTCTGCGTGGCAAAAGGGACAGGCCTAATGCTCGAACAAATTGAAAAACTGCCCAATGTGAAAAATTAA
- the spoIIID gene encoding sporulation transcriptional regulator SpoIIID: MHDYIKERTIKIGKYIVETRKTVRVIAKEFGVSKSTVHKDLTERLPEINPELWKEVKEILTYHKSIRHLRGGAATKQKYNDEDKKEPV; encoded by the coding sequence GTGCACGATTACATCAAAGAGCGTACGATCAAGATAGGGAAATATATCGTGGAGACAAGGAAGACGGTCCGCGTAATCGCAAAGGAGTTTGGGGTTTCCAAGAGTACGGTCCATAAGGATTTGACTGAGCGGCTTCCGGAGATTAATCCGGAGCTTTGGAAGGAAGTGAAGGAAATTTTAACCTACCATAAGTCGATTCGACATCTGCGTGGTGGGGCCGCAACAAAGCAGAAGTACAATGATGAGGACAAAAAAGAGCCAGTTTGA
- a CDS encoding DASS family sodium-coupled anion symporter: protein MMTAAWNWLWDMHNQAKDLLRFFARPSSSSLGSEGTNPNTIRRENNRGNGNNNGNGDRLFKPGQMIGLILGPVLFFLTLQFFHPDGLSDAGVAVLASTIWIAIWWITEAVPIPVTSLLPIVLFPLTGGLDIGATTSSYGDDTIFLFMGGFMIALAMEKWNLHRRIALSIISVIGTNSERIILGFMVATGFLSMWISNTATSMMMVPIGLAIIYQVADQLKDDHSIDTSQENFGFGKALMLGIAYSASVGGMATLIGTPPNTALAGVINNMYDIEITFAGWMLFGVPIAWIFIFIIWYYLVKVSYPLKFKHLPGGREVIKNEKEKLGSASFEEKGVMVIFVLAAFAWISRSFLLTQINENINDAIIAITAAVILFIIPSKNRKGDYLLDWNTAVKLPWGILLLFGGGLAIASGFSSSGLSEWIGSQLSILDGINIFLILLAVAAMVIFLTEVTSNTATANMMYPIMASLAVALGIHPYAVMIAAAVAASSAFMLPVATPPNAVVFGSGYLRIPDMAKAGLALNIIGVLLVALAIYFWLPVVWNIDLTEIPASMKN, encoded by the coding sequence ATGATGACAGCTGCATGGAACTGGTTATGGGATATGCATAACCAGGCCAAGGATTTGCTGCGTTTTTTTGCCCGGCCCTCTTCATCGAGTCTGGGGTCTGAAGGGACGAATCCGAACACGATTCGGCGCGAGAACAACCGTGGAAATGGAAATAATAACGGAAATGGGGACCGGCTATTTAAACCCGGACAGATGATTGGTCTGATTCTTGGTCCTGTTCTGTTCTTTTTAACGTTACAATTTTTCCATCCTGATGGCTTGTCCGATGCCGGTGTTGCGGTTCTGGCCAGTACGATATGGATTGCAATCTGGTGGATTACGGAGGCAGTGCCTATTCCTGTTACCTCCTTGTTACCGATTGTCCTTTTTCCACTTACTGGCGGACTTGATATCGGGGCGACGACCTCTTCCTATGGGGATGACACAATTTTTCTATTTATGGGCGGCTTTATGATTGCCCTGGCTATGGAAAAATGGAATCTGCACCGGCGAATTGCCCTATCGATCATTTCTGTCATTGGTACGAATTCAGAGCGGATTATTCTTGGGTTTATGGTGGCTACCGGATTTTTATCGATGTGGATTTCCAATACGGCAACCTCTATGATGATGGTTCCGATCGGGCTTGCGATTATTTATCAGGTGGCCGATCAATTAAAGGATGACCATTCAATTGATACCTCTCAGGAAAACTTCGGATTTGGAAAGGCGCTGATGCTGGGGATTGCCTATTCCGCTTCTGTGGGCGGAATGGCGACCTTAATCGGGACTCCGCCTAACACTGCACTGGCGGGGGTCATTAACAATATGTACGATATCGAGATCACCTTTGCCGGCTGGATGCTTTTCGGGGTGCCTATTGCGTGGATTTTTATTTTCATTATCTGGTATTATCTGGTGAAAGTATCCTATCCTCTTAAATTTAAGCATTTGCCTGGCGGACGAGAAGTGATTAAGAATGAAAAAGAAAAGTTAGGCAGCGCCTCTTTTGAGGAAAAAGGGGTTATGGTTATTTTCGTTCTGGCCGCTTTTGCCTGGATCAGCCGTTCGTTTTTGCTTACACAAATCAATGAAAATATTAATGATGCGATTATTGCGATTACGGCTGCGGTGATTCTATTTATCATTCCATCCAAAAATCGAAAAGGCGATTATTTGCTGGATTGGAATACGGCTGTGAAGCTTCCGTGGGGGATTCTTCTGCTATTTGGCGGAGGTCTTGCGATTGCGAGCGGATTCAGCAGTTCCGGACTTTCCGAATGGATTGGAAGTCAGCTAAGCATCCTGGATGGAATCAATATTTTCCTTATCCTGTTAGCGGTAGCAGCCATGGTTATTTTCCTGACCGAGGTAACCTCCAACACAGCGACTGCCAATATGATGTATCCAATTATGGCTTCCCTGGCCGTTGCTCTGGGGATCCACCCTTACGCCGTGATGATCGCTGCGGCCGTTGCAGCTTCAAGTGCCTTTATGCTGCCGGTTGCTACACCGCCAAACGCGGTCGTGTTCGGCTCAGGGTACTTACGGATTCCTGATATGGCGAAAGCAGGTTTGGCGCTGAACATCATCGGCGTGCTCCTCGTTGCCCTTGCCATATACTTCTGGCTGCCGGTCGTATGGAACATTGATTTAACCGAAATCCCGGCAAGTATGAAAAATTAA
- a CDS encoding MFS transporter encodes MEQTNHQHAYTVKDSQFWLITISLAVSSFFVFAAMYSTQPLLPLFVREFDVSVSVSSLSVSLTIIGLIIGLIVLGFLSDRNGRTMFIKLSLAGAAIPFLLIPLSESFLLFLIFRFLQGFALAGLPAAALAYLMEEMDKSSLPLATALYISSNALGGMVGRFMTGYVSDHLSWEMAFYLLGGLGFVVLVAVLFMLPRSRYFTPSQQTFSRDIKGFLYHLKNPGLLWIFGIGVVIQLSFTGIWTYLPFHLEGPPFSLSLEAISYLFLAYGLGVVGSPVAGWLSGRFGILTVRAAGIVVMTLGILMTLASSIWIVAIGLCITCLGFFTAHSITASSVGFEVTHHKGSASSLYLVFYYVGVSLGSSALGPLWNAAGWTGIVITLSCIPVVYTLTRYIVVRNRKQNEAESNFTNVHG; translated from the coding sequence ATGGAGCAAACAAACCACCAGCACGCATATACTGTGAAGGATTCTCAATTTTGGCTAATCACCATCAGCCTGGCTGTTTCATCGTTTTTTGTTTTTGCGGCTATGTATTCGACCCAGCCGCTATTGCCTTTATTTGTACGGGAATTTGATGTTTCAGTATCCGTCTCTTCCCTTTCCGTGTCCCTGACCATCATTGGATTGATTATCGGATTGATTGTCCTCGGATTTTTATCGGACCGTAACGGGCGTACGATGTTTATTAAATTATCTCTGGCAGGGGCAGCGATCCCCTTTTTGTTGATTCCATTATCAGAGTCCTTTTTATTATTCCTGATTTTTCGATTTTTACAAGGCTTTGCATTAGCGGGGCTTCCTGCTGCTGCGCTGGCATATCTAATGGAGGAAATGGACAAAAGCAGCCTCCCGCTGGCAACAGCCCTGTATATATCCAGCAATGCGCTTGGAGGGATGGTCGGACGCTTTATGACAGGCTATGTTTCGGACCATTTATCCTGGGAAATGGCGTTTTACCTATTAGGCGGATTGGGGTTTGTGGTGTTAGTGGCGGTTTTATTTATGCTGCCGCGCTCGCGTTATTTCACACCCAGCCAACAAACTTTTTCCCGGGATATAAAAGGCTTTCTGTATCACTTAAAAAACCCGGGACTACTGTGGATTTTTGGAATCGGAGTCGTCATCCAGCTTTCGTTTACCGGAATCTGGACGTATTTGCCGTTTCATTTGGAAGGCCCGCCGTTTTCGTTGTCCTTAGAAGCGATATCCTATCTGTTTTTGGCTTATGGACTCGGAGTTGTCGGTTCACCTGTTGCCGGCTGGCTTTCAGGGCGATTTGGGATTTTAACGGTACGGGCAGCCGGAATTGTCGTTATGACATTGGGGATTCTGATGACCCTGGCATCCTCGATATGGATTGTGGCGATAGGGCTTTGCATCACCTGTCTGGGCTTTTTCACCGCCCACTCCATTACCGCCTCATCCGTGGGATTTGAGGTGACCCATCATAAAGGGAGTGCCTCCAGTCTTTATCTCGTATTCTATTATGTCGGTGTTTCACTCGGAAGCTCAGCTTTGGGGCCACTATGGAATGCGGCAGGCTGGACAGGGATTGTGATCACGCTAAGTTGTATTCCTGTAGTATATACATTAACCCGATATATCGTCGTCAGGAATAGGAAGCAAAATGAAGCGGAAAGCAACTTTACAAACGTTCATGGATAA
- a CDS encoding M23 family metallopeptidase produces MNEEGKNPNSKNSGWRKLVRKKWFYPAVYLTFAALVLTGVIWYQNAAVDLPDEEAQDQTDQLDSENTDQVGERPEGDSVPVIEQDEQVMMPVANAKQTEIVTKFYDYNASEKEQEQALVLYNNKYYQSKGIDIASTNEEPFDVTAALSGKVTDVKDDPLLGMVVELTHENGVTTNYASLEDVTVDSGAKVEQGDVIGTAGQNLYGQANGIHVHFELRKDGTRVDPEDYFNKSLSEIKLPSDGNEEDGDQEDGNEEDGTEEDGASEDGASEDGATGDEASDEETSGQEENTDDQGDSDEEDNGSDDEEDDSTDVQPESSASSATA; encoded by the coding sequence ATGAATGAGGAAGGAAAGAATCCTAACTCAAAAAATTCCGGATGGAGGAAGTTAGTACGCAAAAAGTGGTTTTATCCAGCAGTTTATTTAACATTTGCAGCATTGGTTTTAACTGGAGTTATCTGGTACCAAAATGCAGCGGTTGATTTACCAGACGAAGAAGCACAGGACCAGACCGATCAGCTGGACTCTGAAAACACAGACCAGGTTGGTGAACGTCCTGAAGGCGATTCAGTTCCAGTCATCGAGCAAGATGAGCAAGTTATGATGCCTGTAGCCAATGCAAAGCAAACAGAGATTGTAACGAAATTCTACGACTACAATGCATCAGAAAAAGAGCAGGAACAGGCACTCGTCCTTTACAATAATAAGTATTACCAAAGTAAAGGAATTGATATCGCATCCACGAATGAAGAGCCATTTGATGTAACAGCTGCATTGAGTGGTAAGGTTACTGATGTGAAAGACGATCCGTTGCTGGGTATGGTTGTTGAGTTAACTCACGAAAATGGCGTGACCACCAACTATGCAAGTCTTGAAGATGTAACCGTCGATTCTGGAGCAAAAGTTGAGCAGGGAGACGTCATTGGAACTGCTGGTCAAAACCTTTATGGACAAGCCAATGGTATTCATGTACATTTTGAATTGCGTAAAGACGGAACCCGCGTGGATCCGGAAGATTATTTTAACAAATCTTTAAGTGAAATTAAACTTCCTTCAGACGGAAATGAAGAAGATGGAGATCAGGAAGACGGAAATGAAGAGGATGGCACCGAAGAAGATGGAGCATCTGAGGATGGAGCTTCTGAAGACGGAGCAACCGGTGACGAGGCATCTGATGAAGAAACTTCTGGTCAGGAAGAAAATACCGATGACCAGGGAGACTCAGATGAAGAAGACAACGGTTCAGACGATGAAGAAGATGACTCCACCGATGTACAGCCTGAATCTTCTGCATCCTCCGCAACTGCATAA